In Candidatus Defluviilinea proxima, a single genomic region encodes these proteins:
- a CDS encoding alpha/beta hydrolase, with product MTSPILILPGIGNSGPLHWQSLWEQANPDFIRIQQRDWNKPICEEWVSTLERAVKNTGPNVVLVAHSLACLTVAHWAAGTDLAIKAALLVAVPDPSGPSFPKEAIGFSETPMKTLAFPSIIVASDDDPYATSDYTARIAKAWGSRLVNIGNRGHINASSDLGQWPQGYELLKELRD from the coding sequence ATGACATCACCCATACTCATCCTTCCCGGCATAGGGAACTCTGGTCCGCTACACTGGCAGTCGCTTTGGGAACAAGCCAACCCTGACTTTATCCGTATCCAACAACGAGACTGGAACAAACCCATCTGCGAAGAGTGGGTGTCCACGCTTGAAAGGGCTGTAAAAAATACGGGGCCAAATGTTGTTTTGGTCGCACACAGCCTCGCCTGTTTAACGGTTGCCCATTGGGCGGCAGGGACTGACTTGGCTATAAAAGCTGCCCTTCTGGTTGCGGTGCCCGATCCATCCGGGCCCAGCTTTCCCAAGGAGGCGATTGGCTTTTCCGAAACACCGATGAAGACTCTAGCCTTCCCAAGCATCATCGTTGCAAGTGACGACGATCCATACGCAACTTCAGACTACACAGCCCGTATTGCCAAAGCTTGGGGAAGCAGGCTGGTCAACATCGGGAACCGTGGACATATCAACGCAAGCAGTGATCTCGGTCAATGGCCGCAGGGGTACGAACTACTCAAGGAACTGCGGGACTAA
- a CDS encoding MBL fold metallo-hydrolase — protein MASTRIVTLDLNFQGRTHAISAFLIRQGDSVVLIESGPGSTLSALEAGLAKEGLSPRNVTHVLLTHIHLDHAGAAGWLAKQGAEIYVHPVGAPHMLNPEKLIASATRIYGDRMESLWGEFLPVPQDQLKVPNDAEPIHIGNMEFIPLNTPGHAEHHYCYLFEDILFCGDVGGVRIPGYQYLRVPMPPPELHLERWHESIARIRKEKFSRIAPTHFGIFDNPQWQLDEVEKVLDSASRWLDHAMPAQPPIEELRQSFTDWMMKEGESIGLDEATVKAYELANPLGMSADGLLRYWKKIRQAAG, from the coding sequence ATGGCGTCAACCCGTATTGTCACACTTGACCTGAATTTTCAAGGACGCACTCACGCGATCTCTGCCTTTTTGATTCGACAGGGAGACTCGGTCGTCCTCATCGAAAGCGGACCTGGCTCGACTCTTTCCGCGCTGGAAGCTGGTCTGGCGAAAGAAGGCTTATCTCCCCGAAACGTGACTCACGTCCTGCTGACGCACATTCACCTTGACCATGCAGGGGCGGCAGGCTGGCTTGCCAAGCAAGGTGCGGAGATCTATGTACACCCCGTTGGTGCGCCGCACATGTTGAACCCTGAAAAACTCATCGCCAGTGCCACGCGCATTTACGGTGATCGGATGGAGTCGCTTTGGGGTGAGTTCCTGCCGGTGCCGCAGGACCAACTCAAAGTCCCGAATGACGCGGAGCCCATCCATATCGGCAATATGGAATTCATCCCGCTGAATACGCCCGGTCATGCCGAGCATCATTATTGTTATCTCTTTGAAGATATTTTGTTTTGCGGTGACGTGGGCGGCGTGCGGATCCCCGGCTATCAATATTTACGAGTGCCCATGCCGCCGCCGGAGTTGCACCTGGAGCGCTGGCACGAAAGCATCGCGCGCATCCGCAAGGAAAAGTTCTCGCGCATCGCGCCGACTCACTTCGGCATTTTCGATAACCCCCAATGGCAACTGGACGAGGTGGAAAAAGTTTTAGACTCTGCCTCGCGCTGGCTTGACCATGCCATGCCCGCGCAACCGCCCATCGAAGAACTGCGCCAAAGCTTCACCGATTGGATGATGAAGGAAGGCGAGAGCATTGGTTTGGATGAGGCTACTGTGAAAGCCTACGAACTTGCCAACCCGCTCGGCATGAGCGCGGATGGGCTGCTGAGATATTGGAAGAAGATTAGGCAGGCGGCTGGCTAA
- a CDS encoding GNAT family N-acetyltransferase: protein MNIHIRKAEASDVPAISTLLREVSLFAHINDELEEATQERVHKHLTLCLSDDSHLILVAQAENGEVAGYCAVHWLPYLLLTGPEGYVSELFIWDEFRGQGIGGQLLDAVKVEAEKRGCSRLMLLNMRKRDSYQRGFYPKHGWEERPDAANFIFPLNAP, encoded by the coding sequence ATGAATATTCATATCCGAAAAGCGGAAGCGTCCGACGTTCCCGCGATCTCAACTCTATTAAGAGAGGTAAGTCTCTTCGCCCATATCAACGATGAGCTCGAAGAGGCCACTCAAGAGCGCGTTCACAAACATCTGACGTTATGCCTGTCAGATGACAGTCACTTGATCCTTGTAGCGCAAGCGGAAAATGGTGAAGTCGCAGGATATTGCGCAGTCCACTGGCTCCCCTATTTGCTTCTCACCGGGCCAGAGGGATATGTATCCGAGTTGTTTATCTGGGATGAGTTTCGCGGACAGGGCATCGGTGGTCAACTTTTAGATGCGGTCAAAGTAGAGGCAGAGAAGCGAGGTTGTTCTCGCTTGATGTTACTCAACATGCGCAAACGGGATTCGTATCAGCGTGGATTCTATCCCAAGCACGGCTGGGAGGAACGTCCCGATGCGGCGAATTTTATTTTCCCACTGAATGCACCTTAG
- a CDS encoding MBL fold metallo-hydrolase → MDRKHIWTAWIILGLILVLATGCTSASQSAKETVPPSPTSAPVLPTVAPTEDKVSPMLEKITWLRSTNPYGNTGVLIQAGTKVIYLDPVDLVNAAQLPKADIILITHDHPDHFSAQTITALSNENTKVVSTAGIISTLGDLSTAPLAPGEKTNVDNLEIEGIASYNVNHPKTSGFLGFIITIDDTRLYFSGDTDLNPEMESLSNIDIAFLNVRNLYSLSGKNVVSFAETVKPRVIVPIHWMPENNTYKDKEEIEYIQQNIPNTTLLEVLTLKP, encoded by the coding sequence ATGGATCGCAAACACATATGGACGGCCTGGATCATTCTGGGTCTAATTTTGGTTTTGGCAACTGGATGTACAAGTGCATCCCAATCGGCAAAAGAAACAGTGCCGCCATCTCCCACGTCCGCTCCCGTTTTGCCTACAGTGGCGCCCACAGAAGACAAGGTCTCACCGATGCTTGAGAAAATCACATGGCTCAGGTCAACCAATCCCTATGGGAACACCGGCGTTTTGATCCAGGCGGGCACCAAAGTCATTTATCTGGATCCCGTTGATCTGGTCAACGCCGCGCAACTCCCCAAAGCGGACATCATACTCATAACCCACGACCACCCCGATCACTTTTCCGCGCAAACTATCACGGCGTTGTCGAATGAAAATACAAAAGTTGTTTCCACTGCAGGGATAATCAGCACTCTTGGTGATCTAAGCACTGCCCCTCTTGCGCCCGGTGAAAAGACAAACGTGGACAATTTGGAGATAGAAGGCATCGCATCGTATAATGTCAATCACCCCAAAACTTCGGGGTTTCTCGGATTCATCATCACCATTGACGATACGCGCCTCTATTTCTCCGGAGACACGGATCTGAATCCAGAAATGGAGAGCTTATCCAATATCGACATCGCTTTTCTGAACGTCCGAAACTTATATTCTCTCTCTGGAAAGAACGTGGTCAGTTTTGCAGAGACCGTGAAACCGAGAGTGATCGTTCCCATTCACTGGATGCCTGAGAACAACACCTACAAGGACAAGGAAGAGATCGAATATATCCAGCAGAACATTCCCAATACCACCCTGTTGGAAGTTTTGACCTTGAAGCCATAG